The window TAAGCGGCTTCTTTGGCTGCGAAAAGGATGTTTTCTACCGTTTCGTAAACAACGAAATTTATGATTGGCGCAAGATACTCTACCACTTCACCATTCAAATATGGAACAAGGTTCGCGTGAGAAGTGACCACAAGCATCAAACTGTTTGCCTGATGGTGGACGATACCGACTTTCCCAAAACGGGAAGGCGTATTGAAAACATCGGTAGGGTCTATTCCCACCTGGGACACAAGACGATCCTTGGTTTCAAATCTCTCTTTCTGGGCATCACGGATGGCAAGAGCCAGTTCATCCTCGACTTCGCCATCCTCGGGGAGAAGGGCAGGAAGAATATAATACTCCCAATAATTCAGACCACAGGGTAAGTTTAATAAAAAACGATTAAATTTGCTCATTATGTCAACAAGAAGAAAGAAACACAGTGCAGCTTTCAAGGCCCAGGTTGCGATAGAGGCAATCAAGGAAGCTGAAACACTTAGCGAGCTGGCCAAGCGGTTCGATGTGCATCCACAAATGATCTCCAACTGGAAACGGGAGTTCCTGGTCCGAGGAGCAGAGATATTCTCAACCAAGGCCCCAGACGAGGAGGTTGCCAAACGGGAGAAGGAATTGTATGAGAAAATAGGCCGTTTGGAGGTAGAAGTGGATTTTTGCAGGAGGGCCTCAGAGCAATTGGGGATACTGAAGTCCTCAAAAAAATAGTATCCCCGAGAGATGATTTGAGCCAACGACGCCAGTGTGAGCTTCTCGGATTGAATCGCAGCATGCAGTATTACAAGCCTGCCGTAGAGGATCCTGCAAACCTCGAACTGATGCGTCTGATGGACGAAGAATACATGGAACATCCAACAAAAGGTGTTTTGGGGATGGTTGATTTCCTGCGTGCAATGAGTATCCTGACAGGTCCGAAGCGTGTCCGTCGATTGCTTCGTAAAATGGGCATCATGGCCATTTATCCGAAACGAAACCTCAGTAAGCTTGGATTGAGCAAATACATTCATCCCTACAGGCTTAGAGGTCTTGAGGTCACGCACTCGAATCATGTATGGTGCATCGATATCACGTACATACCCATGGCAAAAGGATTCCTTTACTTGACGGCTATCATTGATGTATATAGCCGGTATATTGTTGGCTGGGACATTCACAATACGCTGGATGCTGAAAACAGCCTGAATGTGCTTCGTAAGGCAATCCTCGTGCATGGCAAGCCGGAGATTGTAAACTCTGACCAAGGCTCTCAATTTACGTGTCCAGGTTGGATAGCGTATCTTGAAAGCCAGGAGATCACTATCAGCATGGACGGGAAAGGCAGGGCGCTTGACAACGTCTGGATAGAACGCTTCTGGCGCACACTCAAACAAGAATATGTCTACCTAAAAGTCTCAAATAAAAGTTGCATATGTCAGGTAAAGTATTTATCTTTAAAGTGTTATACAAAAACAAACATTCACCCGACACATGCAAGACAAAAATAGTAAAAAAATCTCATTTACTGCCTGTTCAGTAAAGAAAAAGTTCAGTTCAGAACAATTAACATCATATTCAGGGTTAAGCGTAACCTCTGATTTTATCAACCATTGCGGTATTTATGGCAAGCTGGAACATCTTTTTCCAACCATCCGCCACAATGCAAGCCGTTTCAGCACAGCCCAAATACTCTCAAGTATCCTGTTGGCATCGTTGTGCGGTGTTCACCGTTTGAAGCGGATTGAAAACTTCACCTTTGACGCCTTGGTTGCCCGCTTGTTGAAGTTACCCAAGAACATTGACGAGGACACCATACGCCGCCATTTGACAGGTTTGGGTGAAAGGGGCGCCCGTTCGCTTCACGAGCTGTTGTTGGGTTTTACAGGCATGCAAGTTTCCCGTTGCGGTTTAAGCCGCTTGACACTTGATTGCGACTCAAGCACATTTACCGTTTACGGCAACCAACAAGGGGCTGAGGTGGGTTATAACTCGCATAAGAAGGGTTCGAAAAGCTATCACCCCATCTTATGTTTTGTCACGGAGATGAAACTGCTTGTCAATTCATGGCTCCGCCCGGGTTCAGCTTACACCTCAAACGGAGTTTGTGAGTTTGTCAAAGAAACCTTGGCCGCTCTTCCCCAAAAGGTGGAGAAGGTGTTTTTCAGGGCCGACAGCGGTTTTTTCAATGGTGGATTATTTAATTTGTTAGAAGACGGTAAACATGAATATTTGGTGAAAGTAAAGCTGAAAAACCTGAAAGATTTACTTGCCGGGCAGACTTGGCAGCCGATTGGCCCACGGACGGCGACCTGTCAGTTTACACATCAATGTAGCGGTTGGAGGAATCCCCGCATGTTTTATGCCGTGCGCATCATAAAGCAAATGGTTGAAGTCGATTATTTTGGCGAAAAACAATTTGTACCCGAGTATGAGTACTTTTGCTATTGCTCGAACCTGAAAGGATTGGATGCCTTGCAGCTCCATACCCTTTATGGATCCCGATCAGAGAGTGAGAATTGGATCGAGCAAACCAAAAACTCGCTTTGTGCGGGAAAAACCATCACGCATGATTTTTGGGTAAACGATATTCTTTGGCAACTTTCGTCATTTGCCTACAGTTTATCGGTGCTCATGCGATACCGGGGCGACTTTTGGGTTTGGCGTCAAGAGCACTCTACCTTCCGAGAATGGTT of the Petrimonas mucosa genome contains:
- a CDS encoding transposase codes for the protein MSTRRKKHSAAFKAQVAIEAIKEAETLSELAKRFDVHPQMISNWKREFLVRGAEIFSTKAPDEEVAKREKELYEKIGRLEVEVDFCRRASEQLGILKSSKK
- a CDS encoding IS3 family transposase translates to MNRSMQYYKPAVEDPANLELMRLMDEEYMEHPTKGVLGMVDFLRAMSILTGPKRVRRLLRKMGIMAIYPKRNLSKLGLSKYIHPYRLRGLEVTHSNHVWCIDITYIPMAKGFLYLTAIIDVYSRYIVGWDIHNTLDAENSLNVLRKAILVHGKPEIVNSDQGSQFTCPGWIAYLESQEITISMDGKGRALDNVWIERFWRTLKQEYVYLKVSNKSCICQVKYLSLKCYTKTNIHPTHARQK
- a CDS encoding IS1380 family transposase, which encodes MQDKNSKKISFTACSVKKKFSSEQLTSYSGLSVTSDFINHCGIYGKLEHLFPTIRHNASRFSTAQILSSILLASLCGVHRLKRIENFTFDALVARLLKLPKNIDEDTIRRHLTGLGERGARSLHELLLGFTGMQVSRCGLSRLTLDCDSSTFTVYGNQQGAEVGYNSHKKGSKSYHPILCFVTEMKLLVNSWLRPGSAYTSNGVCEFVKETLAALPQKVEKVFFRADSGFFNGGLFNLLEDGKHEYLVKVKLKNLKDLLAGQTWQPIGPRTATCQFTHQCSGWRNPRMFYAVRIIKQMVEVDYFGEKQFVPEYEYFCYCSNLKGLDALQLHTLYGSRSESENWIEQTKNSLCAGKTITHDFWVNDILWQLSSFAYSLSVLMRYRGDFWVWRQEHSTFREWFIRVPGKVVKSGRQVTVKMPKEYYRKAGWRDFEQRITTTMTG